In Excalfactoria chinensis isolate bCotChi1 chromosome 3, bCotChi1.hap2, whole genome shotgun sequence, one DNA window encodes the following:
- the OLIG3 gene encoding oligodendrocyte transcription factor 3 gives MNSDSSSVSSRASSPDMDEMYLREHRHHHHHHPESRLNPVSSTQGDLVQKMAGEGLARGGTKAQGEGGKYKIKKQLSEQDLQQLRLKINGRERKRMHDLNLAMDGLREVMPYAHGPSVRKLSKIATLLLARNYILMLTSSLEEMKRLVGEIYGGHHSAFHCGTVGHSAAAHPPHAAGAVHQVHPILGGALSSANASPSLPASLPALGTIRPPHSLLKTPSTPPALQLGGGFQHWAGLPCPCTICQVPPPPHLSALSASGMGRISADTKDLLK, from the coding sequence ATGAATTCTGACTCCAGCTCCGTCTCCAGCAGAGCCTCCTCGCCGGACATGGACGAGATGTACCTGCGGGAGCAccgccaccaccaccaccaccacccgGAGAGCCGCCTCAACCCCGTCTCTTCCACGCAGGGCGACCTGGTGCAGAAGATGGCCGGGGAGGGCCTGGCCCGGGGCGGCACCAAGGCCCAGGGGGAGGGCGGCAAGTACAAGATCAAGAAGCAGCTCTCGGAGCAGGACCTGCAGCAGCTGCGTCTCAAGATCAACGGGCGGGAGCGCAAGCGGATGCACGACCTCAACCTGGCCATGGACGGGCTGCGGGAGGTGATGCCCTACGCGCACGGCCCCTCCGTCCGGAAACTCTCCAAAATCGCCACCTTGCTCTTGGCCAGAAACTACATCCTGATGCTCACCAGCTCCCTGGAGGAGATGAAGCGCCTGGTGGGGGAGATCTACGGCGGCCACCACTCGGCCTTCCACTGCGGCACCGTGGGCCACTCCGCCGCCGCGCACCCGCCCCACGCCGCCGGCGCAGTGCACCAGGTGCACCCCATCCTCGGCGGGGCCCTCTCCTCGGCCAACGCGTCTCCGTCTCTGCCAGCCTCGCTGCCGGCCCTGGGCACCATCCGGCCGCCCCACTCCCTGCTGAAGACCCCCTCCACTCCCCCCGCGCTGCAGCTCGGCGGCGGCTTCCAGCACTGGGCCGGCTTGCCGTGCCCCTGCACCATCTGCCAGGTGCCCCCCCCGCCGCACCTCTCTGCCCTCTCCGCCTCCGGTATGGGCAGGATCTCGGCGGACACCAAGGACCTGCTAAAGTGA